The Crocosphaera sp. UHCC 0190 genome has a window encoding:
- a CDS encoding family 10 glycosylhydrolase, translating to MRWSIFKSRFLQLFLATFFSIVLLSHPIFAFSPPKQEIRGVWLTTNDTNTLLDQPKLEEAIAQLARLNFNTIYPVVWNSGYALYPSAIAQKAGIQPFVHKGFQGQDPLTDLITKAHNQGLLVLPWFEFGFMAPPTSELATKHPQWLTQKRDGTQTTISAAGEVVWLNPFHPEVQKFITSLVIEVMNLYDADGIQFDDHLSLPSELGYDKYTVNLYKQETEKDPPANPKDEAWLKWRADKMTAYVAQLNQAIKAKKSNAIFSVSPNPYDTAYSGYLQDWLTWVRQDIIDEVLVQVYRPDLASFVKQLEKPEIQETRKKIPTGVGILTGLRNRPIEIEFIQEKVLAAKQYGLGVSFFFYDSLWNYAPEPVSERQEKFLALFPYPAERKLETPQPPAIITPDQPTENTTRIDDFTPYEPVETIVPVENNIPDQPTENPIIIENNIPDKPAEIIIPVETATPNQPVENTTLIDNSPPYNPSENMPPVDGFEPYQPPEDMPPVEEFEPYKP from the coding sequence ATGAGATGGTCTATTTTTAAATCTCGGTTTTTACAACTCTTTTTAGCGACATTTTTTAGTATTGTATTGCTTAGTCATCCAATTTTTGCCTTTTCTCCTCCAAAACAGGAAATTCGGGGGGTTTGGTTAACCACCAATGACACCAATACCCTACTCGATCAACCCAAATTAGAAGAAGCGATCGCTCAATTAGCCCGTCTTAACTTTAATACCATATATCCCGTCGTGTGGAATTCAGGTTATGCTCTTTATCCCAGTGCGATCGCCCAAAAAGCGGGTATTCAACCCTTTGTCCATAAAGGGTTTCAAGGACAAGATCCCTTGACAGATTTAATCACAAAAGCCCATAATCAAGGCTTATTAGTGTTACCTTGGTTTGAGTTTGGGTTTATGGCACCTCCCACCTCAGAATTAGCCACCAAACACCCTCAATGGTTAACCCAAAAAAGAGATGGCACACAAACCACCATTAGTGCAGCCGGAGAAGTCGTTTGGTTAAACCCCTTCCATCCAGAAGTCCAAAAATTCATCACATCTTTAGTGATTGAAGTGATGAATTTATATGATGCAGATGGCATTCAATTTGACGATCATTTAAGTTTACCCAGTGAATTAGGCTACGATAAATATACCGTTAATTTATATAAACAAGAAACGGAAAAAGATCCCCCTGCTAACCCCAAAGATGAAGCCTGGTTAAAGTGGCGGGCTGATAAAATGACGGCTTATGTTGCCCAACTTAATCAAGCCATTAAAGCCAAAAAAAGTAATGCTATTTTTTCTGTTTCACCTAATCCTTATGACACCGCTTACAGTGGTTATTTACAAGATTGGTTAACCTGGGTAAGACAGGACATCATTGATGAAGTCCTTGTGCAAGTTTATCGGCCAGATTTAGCGAGTTTTGTCAAACAATTAGAAAAGCCAGAAATTCAAGAAACCAGGAAAAAAATACCAACAGGAGTCGGAATTTTAACAGGGTTAAGAAATCGGCCGATTGAAATAGAATTTATTCAAGAAAAAGTATTAGCTGCCAAACAATATGGATTAGGGGTTTCTTTCTTTTTTTATGATAGTCTTTGGAATTATGCACCTGAACCTGTTTCAGAAAGACAAGAAAAGTTTTTAGCTCTTTTTCCTTATCCTGCTGAACGGAAATTAGAAACTCCTCAACCCCCAGCCATTATTACCCCGGATCAACCAACAGAAAATACCACCAGAATTGATGATTTTACCCCCTATGAACCGGTTGAAACTATCGTCCCGGTGGAAAATAATATCCCTGATCAACCCACTGAAAACCCAATCATAATTGAAAATAATATCCCCGATAAACCAGCCGAAATTATCATCCCCGTTGAAACAGCAACCCCTAATCAACCCGTAGAGAATACCACCCTAATTGATAATTCTCCCCCTTATAATCCTTCAGAAAATATGCCCCCCGTTGATGGATTTGAACCCTATCAACCCCCAGAAGATATGCCTCCTGTTGAGGAATTTGAACCTTATAAACCCTAG
- a CDS encoding MgtC/SapB family protein → MIAQITNVISPEVFKILLVFFLSFLIGLEREEWKLISGKYSFGGVRTYPLIGLIGYSMASLSSGQMLPLAAGFTVIGGLMMLSYWHKMQSSQDSGLTNEMAGLATYVVGALVYHEQFWIASTLVIISLLLLELKSMLEGLAHRFSSEDILTFTKFLFLTAVILPILPNRAFGTFEINPFKTWLIVVAVSSISYGSFLLQKVFKNRGGIALIALLGGAYSSTVTTVALAKQSTRTHSPHRYAGGILMASGIMYIRLAILINLFNQNLGKELTLPFGFLAVVAVVVGWFWSSKKDTNVTPSEEKKSYSARNPLELKAAFLFAFLFVVMVIVTHYTALYLGSSGLYVLGGIMGVTDVDPFILGITQSAGQSTSLSVASGAILIAAASNNLIKGIYAMSFGDQPTGRQSFFLLLSLAILGLIPIIFIHN, encoded by the coding sequence ATGATTGCACAAATAACTAACGTAATTTCTCCTGAAGTATTTAAAATTTTGCTAGTTTTTTTTCTTTCATTTCTCATTGGTTTAGAACGAGAAGAATGGAAGTTAATTTCTGGTAAATACTCTTTTGGTGGGGTTCGTACTTATCCTTTAATTGGATTAATTGGCTATAGTATGGCCTCCCTTTCTAGTGGACAAATGTTACCTCTTGCCGCAGGTTTTACTGTTATTGGTGGTTTAATGATGTTGTCTTACTGGCACAAAATGCAGTCTTCTCAAGACTCAGGGTTAACGAATGAAATGGCCGGTTTAGCCACCTACGTTGTCGGTGCATTAGTCTATCATGAGCAATTTTGGATAGCTTCAACTTTAGTAATTATCAGCTTGCTGCTACTAGAATTAAAATCAATGCTGGAAGGATTAGCTCATAGATTTTCTTCTGAAGATATCTTAACTTTTACTAAATTTCTTTTTCTGACAGCAGTTATTCTTCCCATTCTTCCTAACCGAGCGTTCGGTACATTTGAAATAAATCCCTTTAAAACCTGGTTAATTGTAGTAGCAGTTAGTAGCATTTCCTATGGCAGTTTTCTGTTACAAAAGGTTTTCAAAAATCGGGGCGGTATTGCATTAATTGCCCTTTTAGGGGGGGCTTATTCTTCTACAGTAACTACCGTAGCATTAGCTAAACAATCAACCCGCACTCATTCCCCTCATCGCTACGCAGGAGGAATTCTTATGGCTTCTGGAATCATGTATATACGATTAGCTATTCTTATTAATTTATTTAATCAGAATTTGGGGAAAGAATTAACTTTACCCTTTGGCTTTTTGGCTGTAGTTGCGGTAGTAGTTGGATGGTTTTGGTCATCAAAAAAAGATACAAATGTAACACCTTCTGAAGAAAAAAAAAGTTATTCTGCTCGAAATCCTTTAGAATTAAAAGCAGCTTTTTTGTTTGCTTTTTTATTTGTGGTTATGGTCATTGTTACCCATTATACCGCGTTGTATTTAGGGAGTAGTGGATTATATGTTTTGGGGGGAATTATGGGAGTAACAGATGTCGATCCCTTCATTTTAGGAATTACTCAATCAGCCGGTCAATCTACGTCTTTATCTGTCGCAAGTGGGGCGATTTTAATTGCTGCGGCTAGTAATAATTTAATTAAAGGGATCTATGCCATGAGTTTCGGCGATCAACCGACGGGAAGACAAAGCTTTTTTTTGTTACTTTCTTTGGCTATTCTTGGCTTAATTCCCATCATTTTTATTCATAATTAG
- a CDS encoding pentapeptide repeat-containing protein, whose amino-acid sequence MKTIVGLLVLTSLSLSTVVRAESLTPRQQLMETRACIGCDLEDADLQGLNLEGVNLEQANLHNANLQGANLKNANLQGAILQDAQLMNAQLDGVNLTGVNLVNAQLDGVNLTGVNLEGVNLVHAHMDGIILTDANLQGAQMRGVSLEKANLSGANLQGADLTAHDGERANLKGINLEGANLNGAYLRGVHMGEANLKGADLSSTDFSQDYPGNPTASAALTAVSAAMPFGIPMGLPDGITGVMNGNPILNTSLGVGVIGGNPIASGVVSAIAAPFPFGIAAGVIGIVGETIISEVSAINSDLSYANLEGANLENARLQDVNLQKSNLQNANLKNANLHFAYLLEANLSHADLSSAQMTEINMEGANLSYANLTGADLNLSYLVKANLNHGNLASAQLTEINMTGADLSDANLSDANLELSYLVGANLSRANFAAAQLTEINMSEVDLTNVDLSQAQVR is encoded by the coding sequence ATGAAAACGATTGTCGGACTTCTTGTATTAACTTCTTTATCCTTAAGCACTGTTGTGAGAGCAGAAAGCCTCACTCCCCGACAACAATTAATGGAAACAAGAGCTTGTATCGGTTGCGACTTAGAAGATGCCGATCTTCAAGGTCTTAATTTAGAAGGAGTCAATTTAGAACAAGCCAATTTGCACAATGCTAATCTTCAAGGTGCTAATCTGAAAAATGCCAACCTGCAAGGAGCTATTTTACAAGATGCTCAGTTAATGAATGCTCAACTCGATGGGGTTAATTTGACTGGCGTTAATTTGGTAAATGCTCAACTCGATGGGGTTAATTTGACTGGCGTTAATCTAGAAGGGGTTAACCTTGTTCATGCACACATGGATGGGATTATTTTAACCGATGCCAATCTTCAAGGCGCACAAATGCGGGGCGTGAGTCTAGAAAAAGCCAATTTAAGTGGGGCTAACCTCCAAGGGGCTGACTTGACTGCCCATGATGGGGAAAGGGCAAATCTTAAAGGAATTAACCTGGAAGGGGCTAATTTAAACGGTGCTTATCTACGAGGGGTTCACATGGGTGAAGCCAACCTTAAAGGTGCTGATCTCTCAAGTACAGATTTTAGTCAAGATTATCCTGGCAATCCTACCGCATCGGCTGCTTTAACTGCAGTATCTGCTGCTATGCCCTTTGGCATTCCTATGGGGCTTCCTGATGGGATCACAGGGGTTATGAATGGCAATCCTATCTTAAACACCTCTCTTGGTGTGGGGGTTATCGGTGGCAACCCGATCGCTAGCGGGGTAGTAAGTGCGATCGCGGCTCCTTTTCCTTTTGGTATTGCGGCCGGCGTTATCGGGATTGTTGGGGAGACAATTATTTCTGAAGTTTCTGCCATTAATTCTGACCTTAGTTATGCCAATCTTGAGGGTGCTAACTTAGAAAATGCCCGTCTACAAGATGTGAATTTGCAAAAGTCTAATCTACAAAATGCCAATTTGAAAAATGCCAATTTACATTTTGCTTATTTGTTAGAAGCTAATCTCAGTCATGCGGATTTATCTTCGGCTCAAATGACAGAAATTAATATGGAAGGTGCGAATTTAAGTTATGCCAATTTGACCGGGGCTGATCTCAATTTATCCTATTTAGTCAAAGCAAATTTGAATCATGGGAATTTAGCGTCTGCTCAGTTGACAGAAATTAATATGACTGGGGCTGACTTAAGTGATGCTAATTTAAGTGATGCCAATCTAGAGTTATCTTATTTAGTTGGAGCTAATCTGAGTCGTGCAAATTTTGCTGCTGCTCAATTAACTGAGATTAACATGAGTGAGGTTGATTTAACTAATGTGGATTTAAGTCAAGCTCAAGTTAGATAA